The following coding sequences are from one Clostridia bacterium window:
- a CDS encoding BtrH N-terminal domain-containing protein, whose product MDVVRHHGYLLSEAMCFGIGSGLNFFYLTSPSLSPSHFFGGRSQALETVFFDHIGQPFQWNQSDEFPWAAMRDCIDKNAPIILLTDLY is encoded by the coding sequence ATGGACGTGGTCAGACACCATGGATATCTATTGAGCGAGGCTATGTGCTTTGGGATCGGTAGCGGTTTAAACTTCTTTTACCTGACGTCTCCTTCGCTTTCTCCTTCTCACTTTTTTGGTGGACGGAGCCAAGCGTTGGAGACGGTTTTCTTTGACCATATCGGGCAACCGTTTCAATGGAACCAAAGTGATGAATTCCCGTGGGCAGCTATGCGGGATTGCATTGACAAAAACGCACCAATAATTCTTTTAACTGATCTTTAC
- a CDS encoding thiolase family protein: MREAVIIEAVRTPIGRRKGLVGLIRPDELAALVLSELIRRAGIDASLVEDVIMGCVSQIGEQSMNIARNALLIAGFPKEIPGTTIDRQCGSSQQAVHFAAQAILAGDMDVVIAAGVESMTRVPMGSTLAGAEMSPKLMSKYTIIPQGLSAELIAEKWGFSREQLDSFSFASHQKAVAATQAGRFKREIMPLEVSLPDGTTTVITQDEGPRPDTSLEKMATLQPAFKTDGKITAGNSSQISDGAAALLLMSLDRAQELGLKPRARVVARAVVADDPTLMLTAPIPATKAVLGKAGMTIDDIDLYEVNEAFAPVPLAWLQETGADPSKLNTNGGAIALGHPLGASGARLMTTLLYELERSGGRYGLQTMCEGGGMANATIIERL; encoded by the coding sequence GTGAGGGAAGCCGTAATTATAGAGGCGGTGCGTACCCCAATAGGACGCCGTAAGGGCTTAGTTGGCCTAATTCGCCCGGATGAGTTGGCTGCTTTGGTATTGTCGGAGTTGATCCGGCGAGCGGGGATTGACGCTAGCTTGGTTGAGGATGTAATTATGGGTTGCGTGTCCCAAATAGGCGAGCAAAGCATGAATATCGCTCGCAATGCCCTTTTGATTGCCGGGTTTCCTAAAGAGATTCCTGGCACTACGATAGATCGGCAATGTGGTTCCAGCCAACAGGCAGTCCACTTTGCTGCCCAGGCTATCCTGGCCGGCGATATGGATGTAGTGATAGCAGCTGGGGTAGAGAGCATGACCAGAGTGCCCATGGGGTCGACTTTGGCCGGTGCGGAAATGAGCCCCAAGCTTATGTCCAAATATACTATCATTCCACAAGGGCTGTCGGCTGAGCTGATTGCCGAGAAATGGGGTTTTAGCAGGGAACAGTTGGATAGTTTTTCTTTCGCCAGTCACCAAAAAGCGGTCGCCGCCACCCAAGCTGGTCGCTTTAAGCGGGAGATTATGCCTTTGGAAGTCAGCCTCCCTGATGGGACTACAACGGTCATAACCCAGGATGAAGGACCGCGGCCGGATACTTCCTTGGAAAAAATGGCTACCTTGCAGCCAGCTTTTAAAACTGATGGCAAGATTACCGCTGGCAATTCAAGTCAGATAAGTGACGGAGCAGCAGCGCTCTTATTAATGTCCTTGGATCGAGCCCAGGAGTTAGGTTTAAAACCTAGAGCCAGGGTAGTTGCGAGGGCTGTAGTTGCCGACGATCCTACTTTAATGTTGACCGCGCCTATTCCCGCCACCAAGGCAGTTTTGGGGAAGGCGGGGATGACCATCGATGATATCGATTTGTATGAAGTTAACGAGGCATTTGCTCCAGTTCCCCTGGCTTGGTTGCAGGAGACTGGCGCTGACCCATCAAAACTAAATACCAACGGCGGGGCCATTGCCTTAGGACATCCCCTGGGAGCCAGCGGCGCAAGATTGATGACCACTTTGCTTTATGAGTTGGAACGCTCGGGTGGGCGTTACGGCTTACAAACCATGTGCGAAGGGGGAGGGATGGCTAACGCTACTATTATTGAACGGCTATGA
- a CDS encoding NAD-dependent deacylase, with protein MTDVAKLLTNGRRAIALTGAGISVSSGIPTFRGQGGLWSRFDPMEFAHIESFRSNPVRSWELFAELAKGLFAARPNPAHLALAELEHHGLLRCIITQNIDGLHQAAGSREVIEFHGNARELVCLNCRAHYPASMFSFDSLPPYCNCGEILKPGAVFFGEPIPKTALLRAYAESQQCQVMLVIGTSALVEPAASLPLVAKEHGAIIVEINPEPSALTATVTDYLLEGEAEVVLPQLAAAATNYLAI; from the coding sequence GTGACCGACGTTGCTAAGCTGCTAACCAACGGACGAAGGGCTATAGCTCTCACCGGAGCTGGCATATCGGTCAGCAGCGGTATTCCAACTTTTCGTGGCCAAGGTGGCTTATGGAGTCGTTTTGATCCTATGGAATTTGCCCATATCGAAAGCTTTCGCAGCAATCCGGTGCGCTCTTGGGAACTTTTTGCAGAGCTGGCCAAAGGGCTATTTGCAGCTCGACCTAACCCAGCCCACTTAGCTCTGGCTGAACTAGAACACCATGGATTGCTGCGCTGTATTATCACGCAAAATATCGATGGGCTCCATCAGGCAGCCGGTTCCCGTGAAGTAATCGAATTTCATGGTAACGCTAGGGAGTTGGTGTGCCTGAACTGTCGTGCCCACTACCCAGCTAGCATGTTTTCCTTCGATAGCCTTCCCCCTTATTGCAATTGCGGGGAGATCCTGAAGCCGGGAGCTGTTTTCTTTGGCGAACCAATCCCAAAAACAGCCTTGCTGAGGGCCTATGCAGAATCCCAGCAATGCCAAGTCATGCTAGTAATTGGTACCTCAGCTTTGGTGGAACCGGCAGCTAGTCTGCCTCTGGTAGCCAAGGAGCATGGTGCGATAATTGTGGAGATCAACCCTGAGCCTTCGGCTCTCACCGCTACTGTCACCGATTATTTACTGGAGGGAGAGGCGGAGGTGGTGCTCCCGCAGTTGGCAGCTGCGGCTACCAACTATTTAGCTATCTAA
- a CDS encoding 2-hydroxyglutaryl-CoA dehydratase, with protein MYTLGIDIGSITSKAVLLADGHRVIASSLVKAGTGTRGPEEAVDGVLTSAGIDRQLVKYAVVTGYGRVTYEGADAEVSEITCHARGVHFLVPEARTIIDIGGQDAKAIRLDLHGRVVDFVMNEKCAAGTGRFLEVMAQALGYEVGDLAKLGEKSREVVPISSTCTVFAESEIISHLAAKKQVEDIVAGIHHSIARRIMGLVGRLGFVEKVVLTGGVAKNWGVQKALEELSRHLLTVPPEPQLTGALGAALIAWDRHSV; from the coding sequence ATATATACCTTGGGGATTGATATCGGATCCATTACGTCCAAGGCAGTGCTTTTAGCTGATGGACACAGGGTGATTGCTAGTTCGTTGGTTAAAGCTGGGACCGGCACTCGCGGTCCCGAAGAGGCAGTGGATGGGGTACTTACCTCGGCAGGGATCGACCGCCAGCTAGTGAAATATGCTGTGGTTACAGGTTACGGACGAGTTACCTATGAAGGGGCAGATGCCGAGGTTAGCGAGATCACCTGCCATGCCCGCGGGGTTCATTTTTTGGTTCCGGAGGCAAGAACCATAATTGACATAGGGGGGCAAGATGCTAAGGCGATTAGGCTAGATCTCCACGGGCGGGTAGTCGATTTTGTAATGAATGAAAAGTGCGCCGCCGGGACGGGTAGATTCCTGGAAGTAATGGCCCAAGCATTAGGTTATGAAGTAGGCGACCTTGCCAAACTGGGGGAAAAGTCCCGAGAGGTAGTACCGATAAGCAGTACGTGCACTGTCTTTGCTGAATCGGAAATCATATCCCACTTAGCGGCCAAAAAGCAGGTGGAGGATATAGTGGCCGGCATTCATCACTCCATAGCCAGAAGAATTATGGGATTGGTGGGCCGGCTAGGGTTTGTGGAGAAAGTAGTACTAACCGGTGGGGTAGCCAAGAACTGGGGGGTACAAAAAGCCCTGGAGGAGCTTAGCAGGCACCTGCTGACAGTACCACCCGAACCTCAGCTTACCGGCGCTTTGGGTGCAGCGCTAATTGCTTGGGACCGGCATTCTGTTTAA
- a CDS encoding 2-hydroxyacyl-CoA dehydratase: MTLTEVMQQLEDACRYPKLAVQKWKEQTGGLAIGWTPYYMPRELISALGMLPVGMWGGQTAIAEAHTHLQSFSCSLVRGILELGLKGTYRILDGVVFPSSCDHLQSLSDIWKKVFPNQCQADLVYPMNRRHPSALAYLKRTLCELADTLSLWSGRPLESEKLRQTIIDYNRNRELMRSLSWIRAQNPGRLRPLTMAHALKAGLFLPVDEHNRLLEALLAEVKLNPRRSEPTTKARLLLTGIMAEPESILEIIEQLGATVVADNLALGGRQYRHDVVLPPGEDLDDLMLALAQMYLSLDYCSTLFDPAKSRGEYYRQLFQETGATGIVVINMKFCEMEEFDYPYIKEDLEEWGIPHLWIEIEQQMGSLAQIRTRLQAFIEMLEQVD; this comes from the coding sequence ATGACCTTAACCGAAGTCATGCAGCAGTTGGAGGATGCCTGTCGCTACCCCAAGCTAGCGGTACAGAAGTGGAAAGAGCAGACTGGGGGATTGGCTATTGGCTGGACGCCGTACTATATGCCACGCGAACTGATTTCCGCTTTGGGTATGTTACCAGTGGGAATGTGGGGCGGACAAACAGCAATTGCTGAAGCCCATACCCATCTTCAGTCGTTTTCATGTTCTTTGGTTCGGGGGATATTGGAGCTGGGGTTAAAGGGAACCTACCGCATCCTTGACGGAGTTGTTTTTCCCTCTAGCTGTGATCACCTGCAGAGCCTATCTGATATATGGAAAAAAGTTTTCCCTAACCAGTGCCAAGCGGATTTAGTTTATCCTATGAATCGGCGCCACCCGAGCGCGCTGGCCTATTTAAAGCGTACGCTGTGCGAGCTGGCCGATACCTTGTCTCTATGGTCGGGGCGGCCGTTGGAGTCAGAAAAGTTGCGGCAGACAATAATAGACTACAACCGAAACCGGGAACTTATGCGGTCATTGAGCTGGATACGGGCCCAAAACCCGGGGCGTTTGCGACCTTTGACCATGGCACATGCGCTCAAGGCCGGCCTTTTTCTCCCAGTGGATGAGCATAACCGGTTACTGGAAGCGCTACTGGCAGAGGTCAAGTTAAACCCGCGGAGATCGGAACCGACGACTAAAGCCAGGTTATTGCTAACAGGGATTATGGCTGAGCCAGAATCGATACTGGAGATTATTGAGCAGCTGGGCGCTACGGTAGTGGCTGACAATCTGGCCCTGGGTGGGCGCCAGTATCGTCACGATGTAGTGTTGCCGCCGGGTGAAGACCTGGATGATTTGATGCTGGCCTTAGCTCAGATGTACCTAAGCCTGGACTACTGTTCTACCCTCTTTGATCCAGCTAAAAGCAGGGGCGAATATTACCGACAATTATTTCAAGAGACTGGAGCAACCGGCATAGTAGTCATTAATATGAAATTTTGTGAGATGGAGGAGTTTGATTACCCATACATCAAGGAAGATTTGGAGGAATGGGGCATTCCCCACCTCTGGATTGAAATTGAACAACAGATGGGATCGCTGGCCCAGATACGCACCCGCCTGCAAGCATTCATTGAGATGCTGGAGCAGGTAGATTAA
- a CDS encoding 2-hydroxyacyl-CoA dehydratase yields MYYLKAKLSEGQRPIAWSTAIAPAEFLEAMNIITVYPENHAALAGARKMGVQLAEHAEARGYSSDICSYARADFGAIFSGQSPVGGLPRPNLLVCCNNTCQTVTKWYENLARHFQVPLVLIDVPFNHRSEISPHAIEYIVEQFHYLVEVLEQVTGNRFNWERFWEVVDVSSRSSRLWREILEMGAHRPCPFTAFHLFNYMAPIVMMRGSNEALEFYQFLKSELEERIASGYAAVPGEEYRLMWDGIPVWFEMGHMHYLLKDLKACLVCSSYTDAWILEFAEPTLEAMAKTYASIMINRNLDDKLAYVSGLIEKYSLDGIIHHSNRSCKPACFGVYEIHRLLQDEWGLPVLAIDADQCDSRAYSRAQTDVRIQAFIEALKARHRA; encoded by the coding sequence ATGTACTATTTGAAGGCTAAGCTATCGGAGGGGCAACGGCCCATCGCTTGGTCTACTGCTATTGCTCCAGCAGAGTTCCTGGAGGCCATGAATATTATTACGGTTTATCCAGAAAACCACGCAGCTTTGGCTGGCGCGAGGAAAATGGGGGTACAATTGGCTGAGCATGCGGAGGCCCGGGGCTATTCTAGCGATATTTGTTCCTATGCCCGTGCCGATTTTGGCGCCATTTTTTCGGGCCAAAGTCCGGTGGGCGGGTTACCTAGGCCTAACCTCTTAGTCTGTTGCAACAATACCTGCCAGACGGTGACCAAATGGTATGAAAATCTGGCCCGCCATTTTCAAGTGCCCTTGGTATTGATCGATGTCCCCTTCAACCATCGATCTGAAATTAGCCCTCATGCTATAGAGTACATAGTGGAGCAATTTCATTATTTGGTAGAGGTTTTGGAGCAGGTTACCGGAAACAGGTTCAATTGGGAACGATTCTGGGAAGTAGTGGACGTTTCTTCACGCTCGTCCCGCCTTTGGCGAGAGATTCTTGAGATGGGAGCACACCGACCTTGTCCGTTCACTGCCTTTCACCTTTTCAATTATATGGCTCCTATTGTCATGATGCGGGGAAGCAACGAGGCACTGGAGTTCTATCAATTCCTTAAGAGCGAATTGGAAGAACGGATTGCCAGCGGCTATGCAGCGGTACCGGGGGAGGAGTACCGGCTTATGTGGGATGGGATCCCGGTTTGGTTCGAAATGGGGCATATGCATTATTTACTCAAAGATCTAAAGGCTTGCTTAGTTTGTTCTAGCTATACTGATGCCTGGATCTTGGAATTTGCCGAACCGACCCTAGAAGCGATGGCCAAGACCTATGCCAGCATCATGATCAACCGGAACCTAGACGACAAGTTGGCCTATGTTTCTGGGCTTATAGAGAAATATAGTTTGGATGGGATCATTCACCATTCCAATCGTAGCTGCAAGCCTGCTTGCTTTGGAGTGTACGAGATTCACCGCTTGCTGCAAGATGAGTGGGGACTGCCAGTGCTGGCCATCGATGCTGATCAATGCGATTCGCGAGCCTACTCGCGGGCTCAAACTGATGTTCGCATCCAGGCTTTTATTGAGGCTCTTAAAGCTAGGCATCGGGCATAG
- the murA gene encoding UDP-N-acetylglucosamine 1-carboxyvinyltransferase: MGRIIVTGGTPLTGEVSISGSKNAVLPIIAASLLAEENQSIINDVPFLADVSTICEVLTRLGAEVKSEGRTLKIDCTNISSNGETPYEYMRRMRASFLVLGPLLARVGRAKLSVPGGCAIGTRPIDLHLKGMAALGAEIISVHGTIEAKATKLTGAKVYLDFPSVGATENIMMAATLAKGITIIENVAEEPEIVDLANFLNAMGAKITGAGTKVIRVEGVESMHGTVHTVIPDRIEAGTYMVAAAASGGNVLINNVILNHLNPMIAKLKEAGMEVQEENGGLRVFCPDGIKAADIKTMPYPGFPTDMQPQMMAFMTRSSGTSVITETVFENRFMHVAELKRMGADIKIEGHSAIVRGVKHLTGARVKATDLRAGAALVIAGLMAEGQTEISCIHHIDRGYENIVGKLQALGADIRRIEE; encoded by the coding sequence TTGGGAAGAATCATAGTAACGGGAGGTACACCACTAACTGGTGAAGTTTCGATTAGCGGTTCCAAGAATGCAGTCCTACCGATCATTGCCGCATCCCTTCTTGCGGAAGAAAACCAGAGCATTATCAATGATGTTCCTTTCTTGGCGGATGTTAGCACCATTTGTGAGGTCCTTACTCGACTGGGGGCTGAAGTAAAAAGCGAGGGGCGAACTCTAAAGATAGATTGCACCAACATCAGCTCCAACGGAGAGACTCCGTACGAGTATATGCGTCGGATGCGGGCCTCGTTTTTAGTTTTAGGGCCATTGCTGGCGCGAGTTGGTCGAGCCAAGCTTTCGGTACCGGGCGGTTGTGCCATTGGAACCCGGCCTATTGACCTTCACCTCAAGGGGATGGCAGCTTTGGGAGCGGAGATCATATCCGTCCATGGCACCATAGAGGCCAAGGCTACTAAACTTACCGGCGCCAAGGTATATTTGGATTTTCCTAGCGTTGGGGCCACCGAGAATATCATGATGGCGGCAACTTTAGCCAAAGGTATTACCATCATTGAAAATGTGGCCGAAGAGCCGGAAATCGTTGACCTGGCCAACTTCTTAAATGCCATGGGAGCAAAAATAACTGGAGCTGGGACCAAGGTCATTCGCGTTGAGGGAGTAGAATCCATGCATGGGACTGTGCATACGGTGATACCGGACCGGATTGAAGCTGGCACCTATATGGTGGCTGCTGCGGCTTCGGGCGGGAATGTACTGATCAATAACGTTATTCTTAACCACTTAAACCCTATGATCGCCAAGCTTAAGGAAGCGGGAATGGAAGTTCAGGAGGAGAACGGTGGGCTGCGGGTATTTTGCCCTGACGGTATTAAAGCGGCTGATATTAAAACCATGCCTTATCCCGGTTTTCCAACCGATATGCAACCGCAGATGATGGCCTTTATGACCCGCTCCAGCGGTACCAGCGTTATTACCGAGACTGTTTTCGAGAACCGCTTTATGCATGTGGCTGAGCTTAAACGTATGGGCGCTGATATCAAGATTGAAGGCCATAGCGCGATAGTTCGAGGAGTGAAACATTTAACTGGAGCCAGGGTAAAAGCTACCGATCTAAGGGCCGGAGCTGCCTTGGTGATCGCAGGGTTAATGGCAGAAGGGCAGACGGAAATCAGCTGCATCCACCATATTGATCGGGGATATGAAAATATCGTTGGTAAGCTTCAAGCTTTGGGAGCTGATATTAGGCGGATAGAAGAATAA
- a CDS encoding YwmB family TATA-box binding protein translates to MEAKSEALLAMAKQVENVVGLKSHYAGQQHQRGNKWNVVQITGCLRNGTPVIGRLRLSSVPLLAQGRTASNEEYLEVDLTVRGQVTVREWVDCWQRIASLNPRLKLETHLYFSGKIPGKVAKLWLQRRTQNMLAVARACLVEYAENPAWMSVSAYSRALPRAVYCGGKLLNLGIAWRYHSADNFTYLTLGIPVLPGEF, encoded by the coding sequence GTGGAAGCTAAGTCAGAGGCATTGTTAGCCATGGCCAAGCAGGTGGAAAATGTTGTGGGCTTGAAGTCTCATTACGCTGGCCAACAGCATCAGCGTGGAAATAAGTGGAACGTAGTCCAGATAACCGGGTGTCTTAGAAATGGGACTCCGGTTATAGGGCGATTGCGCTTAAGTTCTGTACCGTTGCTAGCCCAAGGGAGAACTGCATCCAATGAAGAGTATCTGGAAGTAGACCTAACTGTCCGAGGCCAAGTAACGGTGAGGGAATGGGTAGATTGCTGGCAAAGAATTGCTAGCTTAAACCCAAGACTTAAACTTGAAACCCACTTATACTTTAGTGGGAAGATACCCGGTAAGGTAGCGAAGCTATGGTTGCAACGCCGTACACAGAATATGCTGGCGGTGGCCCGGGCTTGTCTAGTAGAGTATGCTGAGAACCCCGCTTGGATGAGCGTTAGCGCCTATTCCAGAGCTTTGCCCAGAGCGGTTTATTGTGGAGGGAAACTGCTGAATCTTGGCATAGCCTGGCGCTATCACAGTGCTGATAACTTTACATATCTCACCTTGGGTATCCCAGTATTGCCTGGAGAATTTTAA
- a CDS encoding GntR family transcriptional regulator, which translates to MRVPQGLVPLARYVEIAADLAHKIVLEEYQTGQRLFGRSSLAGQYHVSPETIRRALSLLQERGAVEVQPGVGVVVRSKSAAEAFVAEYSQQKAIGEMQERLRSLIEERNRLNEEIDILTDELLNFTFKMASRLQKIQEIRIPENSPLVGQTLASSQFRARTGATILSLKRKGEEMFSPSANTELKGGDLLVIVGPPEAEQQARLLAQGSNSQPNEES; encoded by the coding sequence ATGCGAGTACCGCAGGGCTTAGTGCCTTTAGCTCGCTATGTAGAGATTGCCGCCGATCTAGCGCACAAGATAGTGCTGGAAGAATATCAAACCGGCCAGAGACTTTTCGGGCGGTCATCTTTGGCCGGGCAGTACCACGTTTCCCCTGAGACAATCCGTCGGGCTTTATCTTTGCTTCAGGAACGCGGTGCAGTAGAAGTGCAGCCCGGCGTGGGCGTAGTAGTAAGGTCAAAGTCGGCAGCTGAAGCTTTCGTAGCCGAGTATAGCCAACAGAAGGCTATTGGGGAAATGCAGGAACGGCTTCGTTCACTAATTGAGGAGCGTAACCGACTCAATGAAGAAATCGACATTTTAACTGATGAGTTGCTCAATTTTACCTTTAAGATGGCTAGCCGCCTACAAAAGATTCAAGAGATCAGGATACCCGAAAACTCTCCGCTCGTGGGCCAGACTTTAGCTTCTAGCCAGTTTCGTGCCCGTACTGGAGCCACCATTCTGTCCCTGAAGCGGAAAGGCGAAGAGATGTTTTCACCCAGCGCCAACACAGAGCTTAAAGGAGGCGACCTGCTAGTAATCGTAGGGCCACCGGAAGCCGAGCAGCAGGCACGGCTACTTGCTCAAGGAAGCAACTCCCAGCCTAACGAAGAAAGCTAA
- a CDS encoding homocysteine biosynthesis protein produces the protein MKVERTYDEINAKVRQGKVVVVTAEELVERAQTESLTSLFREIDVVTTGTFGAMCSSGVFLNLGHTVPRMKIQKAWLNDVPCYCGLAAVDVYLGATELPEKDPLNSTHPGEFRYGGGHVIEDLVARKPVHLRAVAYGTDCYPRRELDATITLDDLNDAILFNPRNAYQNYNCAVNTTSRTIYTYMGVLKPRLGNAHYSTSGQLSPLLKDPYFRTIGIGTRIFLGGGIGYVAGPGTQHFPSLPDNPDDKARVPSGGTLAVTGDLKQMQPGWLRGASFLGYGATLMVGIGIPIPILSEEVLYYASRSDAELFAPIVDYGDAYPYGEPGNLGYVSYAQLKSGYIEVQGQRVPTAPLSSYSKAREIAQILKSWIREGQFTLSEPVQLLPSVDAQRQPHILRDKPQGNPVGEGR, from the coding sequence ATGAAGGTAGAACGGACCTACGACGAGATCAACGCCAAAGTCCGGCAGGGCAAAGTGGTGGTAGTAACTGCCGAGGAGTTGGTTGAAAGGGCTCAGACCGAAAGCCTTACCAGCCTTTTTCGGGAGATCGATGTGGTTACGACCGGCACCTTTGGAGCCATGTGCTCATCGGGAGTCTTTCTTAACTTAGGCCATACCGTCCCCCGAATGAAGATACAAAAAGCCTGGCTCAACGATGTTCCTTGCTACTGTGGCTTGGCCGCAGTAGATGTTTACCTCGGTGCTACTGAATTGCCGGAAAAGGATCCGCTCAACAGCACTCATCCGGGCGAGTTCCGTTATGGAGGCGGGCACGTTATTGAGGATCTGGTAGCTAGAAAACCGGTTCATCTTCGCGCTGTAGCTTATGGGACCGATTGCTACCCGCGCCGGGAACTTGATGCCACTATCACTCTGGATGATCTCAATGATGCCATCCTATTCAATCCACGTAATGCTTACCAAAACTATAATTGTGCTGTTAATACTACCTCCCGCACTATTTATACCTATATGGGGGTACTTAAGCCGAGATTGGGCAATGCCCACTATTCCACCTCTGGGCAATTGAGCCCTTTGCTGAAAGATCCTTACTTTAGAACTATCGGGATCGGAACCCGCATTTTTCTGGGAGGCGGGATCGGCTATGTAGCTGGCCCAGGAACCCAGCATTTTCCTAGCTTACCCGACAACCCTGATGATAAGGCCCGGGTACCCTCGGGCGGAACTTTGGCCGTAACTGGAGATCTCAAACAGATGCAGCCTGGATGGCTACGGGGGGCCAGTTTCCTGGGCTACGGGGCCACTCTCATGGTGGGGATCGGTATCCCTATTCCCATACTTAGCGAGGAGGTTTTGTATTATGCCTCGCGGTCTGACGCTGAGTTATTTGCCCCCATAGTCGATTACGGGGATGCCTATCCTTACGGAGAGCCTGGTAACCTCGGCTACGTAAGCTACGCTCAGTTGAAATCAGGCTATATCGAAGTCCAGGGGCAGAGGGTACCCACAGCGCCGTTGTCCAGTTACTCCAAGGCCCGAGAAATTGCACAAATACTAAAATCCTGGATCCGGGAAGGGCAATTCACCCTCTCAGAGCCAGTTCAACTCTTACCCTCAGTAGATGCCCAACGGCAACCGCATATTTTAAGGGACAAGCCCCAAGGGAATCCAGTGGGGGAGGGACGCTAA
- a CDS encoding 4Fe-4S binding protein, which produces MPSRRIVLRFNASIVDKPVIYRLVKDYDLVFNILKANVTPQMEGTLVMELSGERFQEGLDYLANSGVTIEPLGEQIVRNAEKCVSCGACTAICPTGALSLERPSMQVEFKDELCVVCQLCTRACPLKAMEVRFS; this is translated from the coding sequence ATGCCATCGCGCCGGATCGTCTTGCGCTTCAACGCCTCCATTGTGGACAAACCGGTAATCTACCGTTTGGTCAAGGACTACGACCTGGTATTCAACATTCTTAAGGCCAACGTCACACCGCAGATGGAAGGTACCTTAGTCATGGAGCTTAGCGGCGAACGCTTCCAAGAAGGATTAGATTACCTGGCCAATAGCGGGGTTACGATTGAGCCCCTGGGAGAGCAAATTGTGCGCAATGCTGAAAAATGTGTCAGCTGCGGAGCATGCACCGCCATTTGCCCTACCGGGGCGCTTTCCCTGGAAAGACCTTCCATGCAGGTGGAGTTTAAAGACGAGCTGTGTGTGGTCTGCCAGTTGTGTACGCGGGCTTGCCCCTTGAAGGCGATGGAGGTACGCTTCAGTTGA
- a CDS encoding UPF0280 family protein gives MPLEGDGGTLQLSLRTYREYFRQEDLVYFQVVVKDSDLYIGVRKTRFSMELAKKTEQLLRQLRSDLEEYIARDPTFATTLQPYLVPVWAPPVAQAMAASAQLAGVGPMAAVAGAFADAIGRFLGTHSSNTIVENGGDIYLKSTRARRIGIYAGKKSPFTGRVALEIPKDWTPLGICTSSGTVGPSLSFGEADAAIILARTATLADAVATATANRIKKPQDLKEAINFASQVPGVIGAVAIKDDQIAAWGQVRLVPV, from the coding sequence TTGCCCCTTGAAGGCGATGGAGGTACGCTTCAGTTGAGCCTTCGCACTTACCGAGAGTATTTTCGGCAGGAGGACCTGGTTTACTTTCAAGTGGTTGTGAAAGATAGTGATCTATACATCGGCGTACGGAAAACCCGGTTCTCCATGGAGCTAGCCAAAAAGACAGAACAACTCTTGCGCCAGCTTCGTTCGGACCTGGAGGAGTACATTGCCCGCGATCCTACCTTTGCGACTACCCTACAGCCTTACTTGGTCCCGGTCTGGGCCCCCCCTGTTGCCCAAGCCATGGCGGCTAGCGCCCAGCTAGCTGGAGTTGGGCCCATGGCAGCAGTGGCCGGTGCCTTCGCGGATGCTATAGGCAGGTTTCTTGGTACCCATTCTTCCAACACTATTGTGGAAAATGGTGGCGACATCTATCTAAAATCAACCCGAGCCCGGCGGATTGGTATTTATGCTGGCAAAAAATCGCCCTTTACCGGCCGAGTGGCTTTAGAAATCCCTAAAGACTGGACCCCTTTAGGGATATGTACTTCTTCTGGTACGGTTGGCCCGTCTCTCAGCTTTGGAGAGGCCGATGCCGCTATTATCCTAGCTCGGACAGCAACCCTAGCTGATGCCGTTGCCACGGCTACAGCCAATCGCATCAAAAAACCCCAAGACCTAAAGGAGGCTATTAACTTTGCCTCCCAAGTTCCTGGGGTTATAGGGGCGGTGGCCATCAAGGACGATCAAATAGCAGCCTGGGGTCAAGTCCGCTTGGTCCCTGTATAA
- a CDS encoding F0F1 ATP synthase subunit epsilon, whose amino-acid sequence MAGTSLTLEVVTPERLVFREEVEAIIVPAAEGYLGILPNHTPLITSLSVGVMRYRKNGEIKKVAVSGGFMEVAANRVTVLADTAERAEDIDVERARRAKIRAETRLREKPPNLDYARAEMALRRALTRLKAAGAE is encoded by the coding sequence ATGGCAGGAACCTCTCTAACGCTGGAGGTAGTAACTCCGGAACGGTTGGTTTTTCGAGAAGAGGTAGAGGCCATCATTGTGCCTGCAGCCGAAGGTTACTTAGGCATACTCCCGAACCATACGCCCTTAATCACTTCCCTGTCGGTTGGCGTTATGCGCTACCGCAAGAATGGGGAGATCAAGAAGGTAGCCGTTAGCGGAGGCTTTATGGAAGTAGCCGCGAACCGGGTCACAGTGCTGGCCGATACGGCCGAGCGAGCTGAGGACATCGATGTGGAGCGGGCCCGGCGAGCTAAGATCAGGGCGGAGACGCGGTTGCGTGAGAAGCCACCCAATCTCGACTATGCTCGGGCCGAGATGGCGCTGCGCCGAGCGTTAACTCGGCTTAAGGCGGCTGGGGCAGAGTAG